In the Candidatus Coatesbacteria bacterium genome, one interval contains:
- a CDS encoding site-specific DNA-methyltransferase → MNIDLLETELRKHIYYHADNCMLLKGDSMHLLKCIKSESVDLTVTSPPYNIGKEYEDILPVTDYIEWISSWTSLVYNISKPSASFWLNLGYLPLKNKAKALPIPYLIWNKISFYLIQEVVWNYGAGVAGRLFFSPRNEKLLFYVKDKNNYTFNLDEVRDKNVKYPNQKKNGKLKCNPKGKNPTDVWYIPKVTSGKNRSSIERTKHPAQFPEKLIERIVKVSSNINDIILDPFVGSGTTAVVCSRLNRNFIGIDCNEEYLHIAKNRIIRSTQQLTLGKV, encoded by the coding sequence ATGAATATAGATCTCCTTGAAACAGAACTAAGGAAACACATATATTATCATGCTGACAATTGCATGCTACTAAAGGGCGACAGCATGCATTTGCTTAAATGCATAAAAAGCGAAAGTGTTGATTTAACAGTTACTTCTCCACCATACAATATAGGAAAAGAATATGAGGATATTTTGCCTGTAACCGACTACATTGAATGGATATCTAGCTGGACAAGTTTAGTTTATAACATATCAAAACCGTCTGCATCATTTTGGTTAAACTTGGGTTATTTACCACTTAAAAATAAAGCAAAAGCCTTGCCCATACCTTATTTAATATGGAATAAAATATCCTTTTACTTGATACAGGAAGTTGTGTGGAACTATGGAGCGGGTGTAGCTGGTAGATTGTTTTTCTCGCCAAGGAATGAAAAGCTATTATTCTATGTTAAAGATAAAAACAATTATACATTTAATCTTGATGAAGTTAGAGATAAGAATGTAAAATATCCTAACCAGAAAAAAAACGGGAAGCTTAAGTGCAACCCAAAGGGAAAAAACCCTACAGATGTATGGTATATCCCGAAGGTAACCTCGGGAAAAAACCGCAGTTCAATAGAAAGAACTAAACACCCGGCTCAATTCCCCGAAAAATTAATAGAAAGAATCGTTAAAGTTAGCTCAAATATAAATGATATTATACTAGACCCATTCGTTGGCTCAGGTACAACAGCGGTTGTTTGTTCTAGATTGAACCGCAATTTTATTGGAATAGACTGTAATGAAGAATACCTCCATATAGCAAAAAATAGAATAATACGTTCTACACAACAGCTTACTCTTGGTAAAGTGTAA
- a CDS encoding amidophosphoribosyltransferase, whose protein sequence is MNSPDIPREKCGVFGIYGHPESAVFTYLGLYALQHRGQESAGICSRLDDGSMRFHRDMGRVAEIFPERELRRLKGDAAIGHVRYSTTGASRLLNAQPIYVEFDKGRLAVAHNGNLVNALQIRHRLERQGSIFTTTTDSEVMVHLMAHSPHEAPADFIADALREVRGSYSMVALTPNCMVAVRDPRGIRPMCLGSRTWTDDDGREHKAWIVASESCAFGVIDAEYERPVNPGELVLITDEGLESYYPFPPHREAFCVFEYVYFAHPESRIRGRVVYDVRKELGRRMARQLREKGIGGDVVISVPDSSNPAALGLAQEAGIPYELGLIRSHYVGRTFIEPKQQIRDFGAKLKYNAVSSVLEGREVICVDDSIVRGTTARKIVKMLKRAGAAKVHLAISCPPWRYPCYYGIDVSNYAELIANEVQSDMESIRNYIGSDTLTYLSLDNLLAATDLPRESFCHACFDGSYRVPPVDFLESARKQLDFIGIIKPGDLPSPTQDLDEDEGDEPEWGM, encoded by the coding sequence ATGAACAGCCCGGACATCCCCCGCGAGAAATGCGGCGTCTTCGGCATCTACGGACACCCGGAAAGCGCCGTCTTCACCTATCTGGGGCTCTACGCCTTGCAGCACCGCGGCCAGGAGTCGGCGGGGATCTGCTCCCGCCTCGACGACGGCTCGATGCGCTTCCACCGCGATATGGGCCGGGTGGCCGAGATCTTCCCCGAGCGCGAGCTGCGCCGCCTCAAGGGCGACGCCGCCATCGGCCACGTGCGCTACTCGACCACCGGGGCCAGCCGACTGCTCAACGCCCAGCCGATCTACGTCGAGTTCGACAAGGGCCGGTTGGCCGTAGCCCACAACGGCAACCTGGTCAACGCTTTACAGATCCGACACCGCCTCGAACGCCAGGGCTCGATCTTCACCACCACCACGGACAGCGAGGTGATGGTCCACCTGATGGCCCACAGCCCCCATGAGGCGCCGGCGGATTTCATCGCCGACGCCCTGCGCGAGGTCCGCGGCTCCTACTCGATGGTCGCCCTGACGCCGAACTGCATGGTCGCCGTGCGCGACCCCCGCGGCATCCGGCCGATGTGCCTGGGCAGCCGGACCTGGACCGACGACGACGGCAGGGAACACAAGGCCTGGATCGTGGCCAGCGAATCCTGCGCCTTCGGCGTCATCGACGCCGAGTACGAACGCCCCGTCAACCCCGGCGAACTGGTGCTGATCACCGACGAGGGCCTGGAGAGCTATTACCCCTTCCCGCCCCATCGCGAGGCCTTCTGCGTCTTCGAGTACGTCTACTTCGCCCACCCGGAATCCCGGATCCGCGGCCGTGTCGTCTACGACGTGCGCAAGGAGCTCGGTCGACGCATGGCCCGCCAACTGCGGGAGAAGGGTATCGGCGGCGACGTGGTCATCAGCGTCCCCGACTCCAGCAACCCCGCCGCCCTCGGCCTGGCCCAGGAGGCCGGCATTCCCTACGAGCTGGGGCTGATCCGCAGCCACTACGTCGGCCGGACCTTCATCGAACCCAAGCAGCAGATCCGCGATTTCGGCGCCAAGCTCAAATACAACGCCGTCTCTTCGGTCCTCGAGGGACGCGAGGTCATCTGCGTCGACGATTCGATCGTCCGCGGCACCACGGCGCGCAAAATCGTCAAGATGCTCAAGCGCGCCGGCGCCGCCAAGGTCCACCTGGCAATCAGTTGTCCGCCCTGGCGCTACCCCTGCTACTACGGCATCGACGTCTCCAACTACGCCGAGCTGATCGCCAACGAGGTGCAGAGCGACATGGAGAGCATCCGCAACTACATCGGCAGCGATACGCTGACCTACCTCAGCCTGGATAACCTGCTGGCGGCCACGGACCTGCCCCGGGAAAGCTTCTGCCACGCCTGCTTCGACGGCTCCTACCGCGTGCCCCCCGTCGACTTCCTCGAATCAGCCCGCAAGCAGCTCGACTTTATCGGTATCATCAAACCCGGCGACCTGCCCAGCCCGACCCAGGACCTCGACGAGGACGAGGGGGACGAACCCGAGTGGGGGATGTGA
- a CDS encoding ScaI family restriction endonuclease: protein FFHTAFGYLLEEKHPDQWRKGEKDDKDIICIDDDRLSFEIKTSSSINRIYANRSYGQQEVKGRKSKDGYYLAVNFTKVQDLTEETYSSGVRLVRFGWLEHTDWKPQRSSTGQQSHLEPETYDLKFVTLYQE from the coding sequence CTTTTTTTCATACGGCCTTTGGATATTTGTTGGAAGAAAAACACCCAGATCAGTGGAGGAAAGGTGAGAAGGACGACAAAGATATTATTTGTATAGATGATGACAGATTGTCATTCGAAATTAAGACTTCAAGTAGCATAAACAGAATCTATGCAAATAGAAGCTATGGGCAACAGGAAGTTAAAGGAAGAAAAAGTAAGGATGGATATTATTTAGCTGTTAATTTTACTAAAGTACAGGATTTAACAGAGGAAACATATAGTAGTGGGGTTAGATTAGTTCGTTTTGGTTGGTTAGAACATACCGATTGGAAACCACAAAGGAGCAGTACTGGGCAACAGTCTCATCTTGAACCAGAAACGTATGATTTAAAATTTGTTACACTTTACCAAGAGTAA
- a CDS encoding histidinol-phosphate transaminase: MFRFRETVKQINPYKPGKPISELKRELGIKGEVVKLASNENPLGPSPRAMRAVRLHVGEINLYPDNACYKLTQALAEHHGVEPEMLVLDRGSTGVIELVAKLLVNPGDEMIYSAKSFLMYPIMAYTYAAEARVIPLRDDYFIDLAGMLDAITDKTKLIYLPNPNNPTGACHGREALFDFIDKVPDHVVLALDEAYITYAADLRDDFASGLEKLKAGKRNVLILRTFSKDYALAGLRVGYGVGDPELIGGLHRVRNPFNVVSVAQEAALAALHDTDHIARSVEVNRRGMEQLNKGLENLGFNPIPSATNFILFPAGSTERAAALADGLLRRGVIVRPMTAFGLADHIRVTVGLEWQNDVFLEHLGELVAAEG; the protein is encoded by the coding sequence ATGTTCCGCTTTCGCGAGACGGTCAAACAGATTAACCCCTACAAGCCCGGTAAGCCCATCAGCGAGTTGAAACGCGAGCTGGGCATCAAGGGCGAGGTCGTCAAGCTGGCCTCGAACGAGAACCCCCTGGGACCGTCGCCGCGGGCGATGCGCGCCGTCCGCCTCCACGTCGGCGAGATCAACCTCTACCCGGACAACGCCTGCTACAAGCTGACCCAGGCCCTGGCCGAGCATCACGGCGTCGAGCCGGAGATGCTGGTGCTGGACCGCGGCTCGACCGGGGTCATCGAGCTGGTGGCCAAGCTCCTCGTCAACCCCGGCGACGAGATGATCTACTCGGCCAAGAGCTTCCTGATGTACCCGATCATGGCCTACACCTACGCCGCCGAAGCCCGGGTCATCCCCCTGCGCGATGATTATTTCATCGACCTCGCGGGGATGCTGGACGCAATCACCGACAAGACCAAACTCATCTACCTGCCCAACCCCAACAACCCGACGGGGGCCTGCCACGGGCGCGAGGCCCTGTTCGACTTCATCGACAAGGTGCCCGACCACGTCGTACTGGCCCTGGACGAGGCCTACATCACCTACGCCGCCGATCTGCGCGATGACTTCGCCTCGGGGCTGGAAAAGCTCAAGGCCGGCAAACGCAACGTGCTGATCCTGCGGACCTTCTCCAAGGACTACGCCCTGGCCGGTCTGCGGGTGGGCTACGGTGTCGGCGATCCCGAACTGATCGGCGGGCTGCACCGGGTGCGCAACCCCTTCAACGTGGTCTCCGTGGCCCAGGAGGCCGCCCTGGCCGCCCTGCACGACACCGACCACATCGCCCGCAGCGTCGAGGTCAACCGTCGGGGCATGGAGCAGCTCAACAAGGGGCTCGAGAACCTGGGCTTCAACCCGATCCCCTCGGCGACCAACTTCATCCTCTTCCCCGCCGGCTCCACCGAACGCGCCGCCGCCCTGGCCGACGGCCTGCTGCGTCGCGGTGTGATCGTCCGACCGATGACCGCCTTCGGCCTCGCCGATCACATCCGGGTCACCGTGGGGCTGGAGTGGCAGAACGACGTCTTCCTCGAACACCTGGGCGAGCTGGTGGCCGCGGAGGGTTAG